A DNA window from Candidatus Eisenbacteria bacterium contains the following coding sequences:
- a CDS encoding heavy metal translocating P-type ATPase: protein MSQQQESPMTRRPPPVSAETTRTERDLVCGMTVRSDSPHLYVHLGTKYHFCCAGCRTKFAADPARQIASALVESAAVLPLTQVAIRPQSHPGSTDSATAVSTWTCPMHPEVVRAASGSCPICGMALEPAEVTLEEPENAELNDMSRRFKWCALVTAPLLALMVGALLPGEPLHRLMPPVAMGWFELALATPVVAWGGWPFFVRGWQSITNRSPNMFTLIALGVGVAFVYSVIAVLAPHAFPTSFRDDFGRVGTYFEAAAVIVTLVLLGQVMELRARGHTGAAIRALLGLAPTTARRIGADGTEHDVPLEHVQVGDRLRVRPGEKVPVDGIVVEGHSSVDESLVSGEPIPVEKQVGALIIGGTVNGTGSLVMRAEKVGADTLLSRIVQMVAQAQRSRAPIQRLADRVSAWFVPSVVLVAIGSFTTWALVGPEPRMAYAIVNAVAVLIIACPCALGLATPMSIMVATGKGASMGVLFRNAEAIELLRAVDTLVVDKTGTLTEGKPSVLQVVPAIGQREDELLQLAASLEQGSEHPLAAAILGAAKQRGVALERIDGFASHTGRGVTGVVGGRRVALGNAALLKEQGLASPSLEEQGEALRREGQTVVFLVVDDAVVGWLGIGDPIKPTTPQAIEALHAVGVRVIMLTGDSRTTAEAVGKQLGIDQVIAGVLPEQKVAVIQRLQSEGRVVAMAGDGVNDAPALAQAQVGIAMGSGTDVAMESAGVTLVQGDLRGIVRARRLSEATMRNIRQNLWFAFLYNALGVPVAAGLLYPAIGLLLSPAIAAAAMSFSSVSVIGNALRLRGFDARSGADA, encoded by the coding sequence ATGAGCCAGCAGCAGGAGTCACCGATGACTCGCCGCCCACCACCAGTCTCAGCAGAGACGACGAGAACCGAGCGCGATCTGGTCTGTGGCATGACGGTGCGCAGCGACTCGCCGCATCTCTACGTGCACCTCGGAACGAAGTATCACTTTTGCTGCGCGGGCTGCCGCACCAAATTTGCGGCCGACCCGGCCCGCCAAATTGCGAGCGCGCTGGTCGAATCCGCAGCGGTACTTCCGCTCACTCAGGTCGCGATTCGGCCGCAGTCTCATCCTGGCTCCACGGACTCCGCGACCGCGGTGTCGACCTGGACCTGTCCGATGCATCCCGAGGTCGTTCGTGCCGCCTCGGGCTCGTGCCCGATCTGTGGCATGGCGCTCGAACCGGCCGAGGTCACGCTCGAGGAGCCCGAGAACGCCGAGCTGAATGACATGAGCCGCCGCTTCAAATGGTGCGCACTCGTCACCGCGCCGCTGCTCGCCCTGATGGTCGGCGCGCTGTTGCCCGGCGAACCGCTTCATCGCCTGATGCCACCGGTCGCGATGGGCTGGTTCGAACTCGCACTCGCCACGCCGGTCGTCGCGTGGGGCGGCTGGCCGTTCTTCGTGCGCGGCTGGCAGTCGATCACGAACCGCAGTCCGAACATGTTCACGCTCATCGCTCTCGGCGTCGGCGTGGCGTTCGTCTACAGCGTCATCGCCGTATTGGCGCCGCATGCCTTTCCGACCTCGTTTCGCGATGATTTCGGACGAGTCGGTACGTATTTCGAGGCCGCTGCCGTCATCGTCACACTCGTGCTGCTCGGCCAGGTCATGGAACTGCGGGCACGCGGCCACACCGGCGCCGCGATTCGCGCGTTGCTCGGTCTCGCGCCCACCACCGCTCGCCGCATCGGGGCCGACGGCACCGAGCACGACGTTCCACTCGAGCACGTTCAGGTGGGAGATCGGTTGCGAGTGCGGCCGGGCGAGAAGGTTCCCGTCGACGGCATCGTGGTCGAGGGGCACAGCTCGGTCGACGAGTCACTGGTGTCCGGTGAACCGATTCCAGTGGAGAAGCAGGTGGGAGCGCTCATCATCGGCGGCACGGTCAACGGCACGGGATCTCTCGTGATGCGCGCCGAGAAGGTCGGGGCCGACACGCTGTTGTCGCGCATCGTGCAGATGGTGGCGCAGGCACAGCGCAGCCGCGCGCCGATCCAGCGGCTCGCCGATCGCGTTTCCGCGTGGTTCGTACCGTCCGTGGTGCTGGTCGCGATCGGCAGCTTCACCACGTGGGCGCTGGTGGGCCCCGAGCCGCGGATGGCGTACGCGATCGTCAATGCCGTCGCCGTGCTCATCATCGCGTGCCCATGTGCGCTCGGTCTCGCCACCCCCATGTCGATCATGGTGGCGACCGGCAAGGGCGCCAGCATGGGAGTGCTGTTTCGCAACGCCGAGGCGATCGAGCTGTTGCGAGCGGTGGACACGCTCGTCGTCGACAAGACCGGCACGCTGACCGAAGGCAAGCCGAGCGTGCTCCAGGTCGTGCCGGCGATCGGACAGCGCGAGGACGAGCTGCTGCAGCTCGCGGCCAGCCTCGAGCAGGGCAGCGAGCACCCGCTGGCCGCTGCGATTCTCGGCGCCGCGAAGCAACGCGGCGTGGCACTGGAACGGATCGACGGCTTCGCCTCTCACACCGGTCGTGGCGTGACCGGCGTGGTCGGCGGCCGACGGGTCGCGCTGGGGAACGCCGCGCTCTTGAAGGAACAGGGGCTCGCGTCTCCGTCGCTCGAGGAGCAGGGCGAGGCGCTTCGGCGCGAGGGACAGACCGTGGTGTTCCTCGTCGTCGACGATGCCGTGGTCGGGTGGCTCGGAATCGGGGATCCGATCAAGCCGACGACTCCACAGGCGATCGAGGCCCTGCACGCGGTGGGCGTGCGGGTGATCATGCTGACGGGGGATAGTCGCACCACCGCCGAGGCGGTCGGGAAGCAACTCGGGATCGACCAGGTCATTGCCGGGGTGCTGCCGGAGCAGAAGGTCGCGGTGATCCAGCGACTTCAGTCCGAGGGGCGTGTCGTCGCCATGGCGGGCGATGGCGTCAACGACGCGCCCGCTCTCGCTCAGGCACAGGTGGGGATCGCGATGGGCAGCGGCACGGACGTCGCCATGGAAAGTGCGGGCGTGACGCTCGTCCAGGGCGACCTGCGTGGCATCGTGCGCGCCCGGCGCTTGAGTGAAGCCACGATGCGCAACATTCGTCAGAATCTGTGGTTCGCGTTCCTCTACAACGCACTCGGAGTGCCGGTGGCCGCGGGCTTGCTCTATCCCGCCATCGGTCTGCTCCTGAGCCCGGCGATCGCGGCCGCGGCCATGAGCTTCAGCTCGGTCTCGGTGATCGGCAACGCACTCCGCCTGCGCGGATTCGATGCGCGAAGTGGAGCAGACGCATGA
- a CDS encoding CusA/CzcA family heavy metal efflux RND transporter, with translation MERIISFSIRQRWLVLLATLGMAALGLYSFGHLPIDAVPDITNVQVQINTPVEALSPLEVEKRITFPIEWAMGGIPGVEQVRSLSRYGLSQLTVIFKDGTDIYFARQLVNQRLQEARESLPSGVEPTMGPISSGLGEIFMWTVEAETSARRPDGRRYTLTDLRTIQDWFVRPQVRTVPGVTEVNSIGGFEKQFHVTPDPAKLLAHGLSFRDVFEALARNNSNAGAGYIEHGDEQYLIRSTGLVQTLADIENVVLRTSDGTPVRVRDVATVEIGQELRTGAATDRGEEAVLGTAIMLIGENSRTVSKRVAEKMEDVNRSLPDGLRTRTLYDRTYLVEATLRTVRNNLFEGALLVVVVLFLLLGNLRAALIVAMAIPFSMLFAITGMVQRNISGNLMSLGAIDFGIIVDGAVVMVENIVRRFAHRQRDLGRLLSHRERLEEAFLSSREVARPTLFGVAIIMIVYLPILTLSGIEGRMFKPMASVVLLALAGALILTFTFVPAAVAVFLRGRVAEDENFLLRFARRAYEPALEWALRRRGLILGAAAVLVVACGFLASRMGSEFVPKLGEGALAIQPARIPSISLRASVAMQKQVETLIRREFPDEVSDIFARTGTAEIATDPMGPNVSDTYVMLTPRSKWKKARTQEELAEAIEEKVKLLAGQNFEISQPIELRFNELIAGVRSDLAVKVFGDDLATMTVAANRISRILSSIRGAADVKVEQTAGLPVLTVDVDREAIARYGLSVADVQELVSTATGGSTVGEVLEGDQRFDLVVRLPEHIRRDLHAIESLPVPIPASEPQPQALALASSSHSEAHRAHVPLGAVARISLLEGPNQVSREDGKRRVVVQANVRGRDLGTFVAEAQRRVQQEVQLPPGYWIRWGGQFENLAAARNRLAVVVPLALFLILVLLFMTFGSIPQTLLVFTGVPLALTGGIIALAIRGLPLSISAGVGFIALSGVAVLNGLVIVSFINALRDRGVPLDQAIREGSVTRLRPVLMTALVASLGFVPMALAHGTGAEVQRPLATVVIGGIISSTLLTLIVIPVLYRLLASRAKAAGTDHEATAPAGESA, from the coding sequence ATGGAACGCATCATTTCATTCTCGATTCGACAGCGCTGGCTCGTTCTGCTCGCGACCCTCGGGATGGCTGCGCTGGGGCTCTACAGTTTCGGCCACCTGCCCATCGACGCGGTGCCGGACATCACCAACGTTCAGGTGCAGATCAACACTCCGGTCGAGGCGTTGTCGCCGCTCGAGGTCGAGAAACGCATCACCTTCCCGATCGAGTGGGCGATGGGCGGAATCCCGGGCGTCGAGCAGGTGCGGTCGCTGTCGCGATACGGGCTCTCGCAGCTCACGGTCATCTTCAAAGACGGGACCGACATCTACTTCGCTCGCCAGCTCGTGAATCAGCGACTGCAGGAGGCGAGAGAGAGTCTGCCGAGCGGGGTCGAGCCTACGATGGGACCCATTTCGAGTGGCCTCGGTGAAATCTTCATGTGGACGGTCGAGGCCGAGACATCCGCGAGAAGGCCGGACGGTCGCCGCTACACGTTGACCGATCTTCGGACCATTCAGGACTGGTTCGTCCGGCCGCAGGTGAGAACCGTCCCCGGGGTGACCGAGGTCAACTCGATCGGTGGCTTCGAGAAGCAGTTCCACGTCACGCCGGACCCGGCGAAACTCCTCGCCCATGGACTGTCCTTTCGCGACGTATTCGAGGCGCTCGCTCGCAACAATTCGAACGCGGGCGCCGGCTACATCGAGCATGGCGACGAGCAATACCTGATTCGTTCCACCGGACTCGTTCAGACGCTTGCGGACATCGAGAACGTCGTGTTGCGTACTTCCGATGGAACACCTGTGCGAGTGCGTGACGTTGCGACCGTGGAGATCGGTCAGGAGCTGCGTACCGGTGCGGCGACCGACCGCGGCGAGGAAGCGGTGCTCGGCACCGCCATCATGCTGATCGGCGAAAACAGCCGGACGGTCTCGAAGCGCGTCGCCGAGAAGATGGAAGACGTCAACCGCTCGCTGCCTGACGGACTCCGCACCCGCACGCTCTACGACCGCACCTATCTGGTCGAAGCAACGCTCCGGACGGTCCGCAACAATCTCTTCGAGGGCGCGCTGCTGGTCGTCGTGGTGCTGTTCCTGCTGCTGGGCAATCTTCGCGCTGCGCTGATCGTGGCGATGGCGATTCCGTTCTCGATGCTGTTCGCCATCACCGGCATGGTTCAGAGAAACATCAGTGGCAACCTCATGAGTCTCGGAGCCATCGACTTCGGCATCATCGTCGACGGCGCGGTCGTCATGGTCGAGAACATCGTTCGACGATTCGCGCATCGACAGCGCGACCTGGGCCGACTCCTCTCCCATCGCGAGCGACTGGAGGAAGCGTTTCTGAGTTCCCGGGAGGTCGCCCGGCCGACGCTGTTCGGAGTCGCCATCATCATGATCGTCTACTTGCCGATCCTCACCCTGTCGGGAATCGAAGGCAGAATGTTCAAGCCGATGGCGTCCGTCGTGCTCCTGGCGCTCGCCGGAGCGCTGATCCTCACGTTCACGTTCGTGCCGGCGGCGGTTGCCGTCTTCCTGCGCGGCCGCGTCGCCGAGGACGAGAACTTCCTGCTTCGATTCGCGCGCCGCGCCTACGAGCCTGCGCTCGAGTGGGCGCTACGCCGCCGCGGACTGATCCTCGGCGCGGCGGCGGTACTCGTCGTCGCATGCGGATTCCTGGCCTCACGCATGGGCAGCGAATTCGTTCCGAAGCTCGGAGAAGGAGCGCTCGCGATTCAGCCCGCGCGCATTCCTTCCATCAGCCTCAGGGCGAGCGTCGCCATGCAGAAGCAGGTCGAAACTCTCATTCGGCGCGAGTTTCCGGACGAGGTGTCGGACATCTTCGCTCGTACCGGGACGGCCGAAATCGCGACCGATCCGATGGGTCCGAACGTTTCGGACACCTACGTGATGCTGACCCCTCGATCGAAGTGGAAGAAGGCTCGAACGCAGGAGGAACTCGCCGAGGCGATCGAAGAGAAGGTCAAACTCCTCGCGGGGCAGAACTTCGAGATCAGCCAGCCGATCGAGCTACGGTTCAACGAACTCATCGCAGGCGTGCGCAGCGATCTGGCGGTGAAGGTCTTCGGCGACGATCTCGCGACCATGACCGTGGCGGCCAATCGCATCTCGCGAATTCTGTCCTCGATTCGGGGCGCCGCTGACGTCAAGGTCGAGCAGACGGCCGGACTACCGGTGCTGACCGTCGACGTGGACCGCGAAGCGATTGCGCGCTACGGCCTCAGCGTCGCAGACGTGCAGGAACTGGTTTCGACGGCGACCGGCGGAAGCACGGTCGGCGAGGTGCTCGAGGGCGATCAGCGATTCGATCTGGTGGTTCGCCTGCCGGAGCACATCCGACGTGACCTGCACGCGATCGAGAGCCTTCCGGTTCCGATTCCAGCCTCCGAGCCGCAGCCCCAGGCACTCGCGCTCGCTTCCTCGAGTCACTCGGAGGCCCATCGGGCACACGTCCCCCTCGGGGCCGTCGCCCGGATCTCTCTGCTGGAAGGTCCCAACCAGGTGAGCCGCGAGGACGGCAAGCGACGCGTTGTCGTGCAGGCGAACGTGCGCGGCCGCGACCTCGGCACTTTCGTCGCGGAAGCTCAGCGACGCGTTCAGCAGGAGGTGCAACTCCCACCCGGCTACTGGATTCGGTGGGGCGGCCAGTTCGAGAATCTGGCGGCCGCCCGGAACCGGCTCGCCGTGGTCGTGCCGCTGGCACTCTTTCTGATCCTCGTGCTGCTGTTCATGACCTTCGGCTCGATTCCGCAGACTCTGCTCGTGTTCACCGGCGTGCCGCTCGCACTCACCGGAGGAATCATCGCCCTCGCCATCCGCGGCCTGCCGCTTTCCATTTCGGCCGGCGTCGGATTCATCGCGCTCTCGGGGGTCGCGGTCTTGAACGGCCTCGTGATCGTCAGTTTCATCAACGCACTGCGCGATCGCGGAGTACCACTCGATCAGGCGATTCGAGAAGGATCGGTGACCCGACTCCGGCCCGTGTTGATGACCGCCCTCGTTGCGAGCCTCGGCTTCGTCCCGATGGCTCTCGCCCACGGCACCGGCGCCGAAGTGCAGCGACCGCTCGCGACCGTCGTGATCGGCGGGATCATCTCATCCACCCTGCTCACTCTGATCGTCATCCCCGTCCTCTATCGCCTGCTCGCTTCGCGAGCGAAGGCGGCCGGAACCGATCACGAGGCGACAGCACCTGCGGGAGAGTCGGCATGA